The sequence ACGAGTGGACAAATAATTCTGtggaactcctgcctcagcaaggacctggacccattgcaatttgcctgtcgtcacaataggtcaacggcagacggaATCTCCATGGTTGCTTCGCACAGCTTTAgatcacctagacaacacaatcacctatgtcaggatgctgttcattgactgtagctcagtatttaaaaccatcattcccacaatcctgattgagaagttgcagaacttgggtctctgtacctccctctgcaattggatccttgacttcctaaccggaagaccacagtctgtgcggattggtgataacatctcctcactgacaatcaacactggcgcacctcaggggtgtctgcttagcccactgctgtactctcggtatacacatgactgtgtgtctgggcatggctcaaataccatttacaaatttgctaacgatacaaccattgttggtagaatctcagctggtgacgagagggtgtacaggagtgagatatgccaactagtggaatggtgccacagcaacaacctggcactcaccgtcagtaagacgaaagagctgattgtggacttcaggaagggtaagatgaaggaacacataccaatcctcatagagggatcaaaagtgcagagagtgagcaggttcaagttcctgggtgtcaagatctctgaggatctaacctggtcccaacatattgatgtagtcataaagaaggcaagacagcagctatactccATTAGGCATgtaaacaaatacactcaaaaacttctatagttgtactgtggagagcattctgacgggctgcatcactgtctggtatggaggggctactgtacaggtcCAAAAgctgctgcagaaggttgtaaatctagtcagctccaaagtacccaggacatctttagggagcggtgtctcagaaaggcagcatctattattaaagacctccagcacccagtgaatgcccttttctcactgttaccatcaggtacgagctacagaagcctgaaggcacacactcagcgatttaggaacagcttcttccactctgccatcctattcctaaatggactttgaagatttggatactacctcactttttcaatatacagtatttctgtttttgcacatttttaataatctattcaatatatgtaattgatccacttgtttatttattgttttatttattattacctttctctctgctatattgtgtattgcattgaactgctgctgctaagttaacaaatttcacgtcatgataataaacctgattctgaaaggaaTTGCACTGGAGGGCAGCATAGAGTACAAGTCTATGATTCACAAACTTTTTTCACCTTCCTTGAAAACCTAGAATGCTTTTGGCAATTGAAAAGCTCTATTCAATAGTGCCTTGGGGCATTAAATAATTTTACGATATAGTAAATTACTTTTCTGATGCACTCAATTtgctaaaagattttttttagttttgaaGATTCTCCAAAACATTGAAAAAAAACATCAGTATATTTGCTTCTATTCTGAAGCAATATGATAATCTATATGAACTGCTTCATTCCACAGCAAAACAGTTTAACATTTCTAAACTTTTAATTCAACAAGACTGGGGATTCAGAACTTTAATTACTGAataatttaaacttttttttGGCTTAAATGATGGTGTGTTTGAAATTGCAATCTATAATAGTGGTGTGTCTGAATAGCTTCATTGgaactagatttttttttacagctgttgTACCAGTGGAAAACAAGATGTTGAGATCAGTTTACCAACATTCCCTTTTGCTATTCATTTCATCATGTGAATTAATGTTTATCATTTTCAAAGCCTCATTGCCAGTGTATTTATAGATGTGTACTTCATTTCAGACTGGTTTGTTTTTACTTTCTATGACAAATGGAATACTATGCCAGAGTGATTAGTGGTCTTTAAATTATGATTTGTTTACAGGATATGCTACCAGTCACTAAATTAggtataattttatttttcagacTGAAGATTGCAAGTGGCCTTGAGGAATATCATGTCTGAAATCACATGAACTTAGATCATCCAAATTAAAATCGTGAGCAATGGAATGTTGAAGCTCAAGTTTGAGATGTTTTGCATTTATACACAACACTTCCTGCAATTAACTTCCACTTTTTATGCAGGCAAGTGCTCTGTTAACTATCAATGCTATAATTTTATTTAAAACTTCTGAAATTTGTCAAATTCATGTTGACCAGAGGTAAATGActtaattttttaatgttttaagtACTAACAGTAACACATCCTATTGGTAGCCAACACTATGTAAAACAGAGTGAATTGCTAGATGCTTGCTACTGCGAATTCCATATGATGCACCACCCCCTATTTGttctgaaaagttttctattGGAAACTTAAAAATCAATAGTAAGTCTGGTTTACATAAGTTTAAAAACCAGTTCTCCTCTGCCAGAATTCCATGGGAGATGGACAAGAATGAAAGTGGCAAAGGATTGCTGCTTGTCTTTGCTTCAAACCTTTTTCCTACAAAGAAAAATCTATGGCACGGTTATCAGATCACTGTTTGATGCAGTAACCAAATAACATCATTTTTCACCACAAAGTGTAAGGTGTTGACAGTTTGTGGTAACTTTAATATTTGATCTTGTACAATCTCCTGCAGCATCcacattttctgcatttgttACAACACAATTTGCAACTTCAGTTTTGTATGGTTAtgcaggtagtttttttttaaacgatCAGTTTGCTATGTATTGTGGTTCATTGTAACCTTTAACTTTGCAGTGCTGtttattaaaatattttctttctAATCCAGTAgtctgaatagattttaaaaggaGAACATACATTTCCATCTttacgaaacaaagaaaaactaatGGAACTACATGAAGTTGGTTTTCCCCAAATAGATTTCTATAATGATTTAGCAATTTAGAATTAAGCAGTGAAGTCTTGACATTCTCTAAAGACATCTACCTATCAAAAGAATCAGAATAAGATTAGTACAGCAAACTACAAGAGTAGTTATTTTCCTAAAGTGATAAAGCAGTTTTGAGAGATCGAGTGGTTTATTATTTTGGTAATATTACTTATAATCTCCAAAAATGAGCTGAACCTGGACCTGTGTACAAACTTAATATGGGAATTGTGAAAGTGGTTTAGTACAAAATAAGATGTAAAGTAGGCACTTGTAGGTGAGTGAACGAGCAGATCTTAGGCTTAATGCATTCAGTTAGTTATCTCTACTACTAGGGAAACAGTTGCAGTTCAAAGATTTTTTTAGCAGTTTCCTTGTGTTTCTATCATGTAAATGTTCCCAACTGCAAATACAAGTAGAAAATGTATGGAATCAAAGATGAACACCTACCAAGGTTTACAACAAATGTTTACAAATAAATCCAGAAATATAGAGGAAAGTGCCATTATGCATTTTATTTAGAATGAGTAAAAATAAATTTGAATTAAATCACCCTTCACCAtgcttaaaatattttaaattatatgGGTCCCTAAACTAGTTCtaaaatgaaatggttaacatgccTGATACAGTAACTTCCTGCAGAAAACCTAGTATCCAGATAGTTTCCAAAATTGCACAAGATTAAATGAAATTCACTTGTAAAGTGTGATCTGGTTGGAGCACCTTTTCAATGAGCAAATGTCCCAATGCTCACAATGCCATTTATAAATACAAGCCATTTTTCAAGGCAAATGGGAATCATAACCAGTGATCTACAGACCAAAAACTATCATCCACAACCAAAAATCTACAGTGAGATACAAATGAGATATGCAGAATAAATTAAGACAGTTAAAGCTCTGCAGCAATTGAGCTCACTGTCTTGCAGATCTTGAAGCTTTGTGGACCATTCTATGCCACCACGTTAGTTCTAAATTAAGTATTAGTACAATATTATTAAACATTTCAGTTGTTTAATGTTATACATGTGCAACAAATTACAATATCCTGCAGCCACAAGTTATATGCAGAGAATATGAAGGTAATGCAGTGTAATTTTTGTATCTCTACAGAAAGTACTAGCAAAAATCAGATCTGACATAACATTACTAAATTTTATTGATGGCAATAAGACAAAAACACTGTGCTGCTTGATGAGCAATGGCTAAACTTCATCTTCAGAGATCCATCCAATGCTGACATTTAAAACATGCCATTATAAACAAAATCATTTTTTATAATATAAACCAACTGCATGAAAATCTGCTAACATGAGATTTATGCACATTATTTATTAATGACCTGCACACTTTAAAGTTTAAAACAGTTCTGAAAATGAAGTTAGACTTGAGTTGGAAATTCCAGCCAATACTGGCTTCTCAGTGCCTGATTGTGTGTCTTGAGAGGGagcagggaagaggaaagggagcAAGTCTGCAGTAGTGTGGCTACATACAGTACAATTCAGGCAACATTTCTTACTTTTGGGCCTTTTACATCAAATTTGGAGATTGTGAAAATTCTTAGCAGCAACCCCCGCTAGACGACTTGACTGGTGTGCTTTGGATATTTACGTTTGACTTTTCAGAACCACCAGATGTAGCTCCAGGCCCCATTCGTTTTTTAATCTCAGCAGCCATCGTCATGAAGGCTTGTTCTACATTTGTTGCATTCTTTGCGCTGGTTTCCAAAAATGGGATCCCAAGGGAGTCTGCAAATTCCTGTTAACCAAGGGAAGAGATCCATAAATTTACTATTAAGTTTGTCTATTTCACCACTGCTGAGTTGATCAAATTAATTTTGTAACTTAATTTTGTTAGCATGCCTCTTTTCACAGCATTAATAACCATGTACTAACCTACAAAACAGCCAGATTTTACTTTTGCATTTCCAAGACGTACTCACCAGGCAACATTTCACAATACAAATTTACTCCATTTGATAATGCCAAACAACAGTATGGGTTCTTTGGTGAGCTACTGCAATATACCAATGTGGCTATTTCATAAATTATGCCTTGCTTCTATAAAATGGATTTAATGCTCAATGGGAACAGTGGATGTCAGTCACAATGGTGCTTTCAATATAAAAGACATCCCACTCACAGAGGCTTTAACAATCTTGATATTTGTGTTACTGGAGGACTACCTCAGGTAAATAATGCAAATTGAAGGCAAGTTTTAAGGAACAGCCTGAAGTAAAGAGGTAGAAAGTTCATGAGATTTGAGAAAATGCCAGAGTGGGCCAAATAACTAGCTTCAAATAGGACAGCAATTAAGATCATTTTGTGCTTCACAGATCAGGGAAGGTTTAGACTAGGAAAGTCTGAGAAATGACAAAGCTGTAAAAATTCTATGTGAGATGATTGAGAATGGATAGTTGACTGCAAGTTAACATATGACAGTTTTAGATTAATTCAAGTGCTTACATTGGACTATTCCatgaatcatcctattaaacacTAATGCAGAAGTAATCATTAAATTACTGGAATCATATTTCTGCATTTACTTGACTGTATTTAAGCACATTAGTTACTCATCCAGAACATTTttgcaaggggaaaaataaatacTTTAGTTTGAGAGCAaattattctgcccccccccccaatcaaatTAAATGGCATGTATGTTATGTTTCCAGAGGATACTTTCTACACTTTTCAAACAAAAACTCTTTTCTCTTGCCTGTAATTCTCAGTGTCAGGGTAGTTTTAACTGTTGCAGAAACATTAGTATTTGTTTAACTAAGCACCTTCTATCTGAAGGCAGGTAAGTATTTTCACAGGTTTATATAGAGATAgagaagtgttttttttatttaaaaaaaaacattcaaggcCCAAAGGACAAATGCTACAACGCAGATCACTCTGCAAATAATCTGCAAGTCTCCCTGCATACATGCACAGAGCAGTAGTCTAGTTAGTTATCGAAGTGTGAAAAGAGTCgtggtcatacagcacagaaacatgtcctTTGACCCGCTGAGTAAACAATGGGCAACATCTATTTATGCTGATCCTATAGTTACCTCATTTTGTTCCTGCCATGTTCCCACCATCTCCTGAGATTTCCCCCGCTATCCTATACACTGGGGGAATTTATATTGGAACCAGTAAGCCCATCAATCAGCACACCATTGGAAGCAGAGAAAATCccatgcagttacagggagaCCTAAAAACTCTACAGGAGCATCACAGGAGGTCAGCACTGAACccaagttggcatatctcactaaCTTCAAAAAGTCAATAAGCTACCCTATTCATATTTAAATTTAACAATGTACTGCCATTTAATTCTCCAAGATACAATGTGGAGAAAAAATCTTGAACATATTTATATTCTCAGGCATTCAAGTTAGATTCTCAGGTGCAGGTGCAGCTTGTGAATTCTCCATTTTTCCCCTTAACCTTTAACATGAATTTCTTCAACATATTTAAATAGACAATGCTGGAAACAATGTAAAATTGGAAAGCAAGGATGGTTTTACAATCATATCAGAGATTGACTTTACACAACATACCTTTGCTGTTGTATAATCCACCACCTTCTTTGTTGTCAGATCGCATTTGTTTCCTACCAATAACTTGTTAACATTTTCACTGGCATAACGATCTATTTCCTGAAGCCATTGTTTTACATTGTTAAAAGACTCCTATAAAACAAAGGAACAAGATCACTGAAACTGCAATATTGATTCTTGGGCACAATGATAGACCAAAGcatcctctcacctctctcaggTAATCACAAAAGTTTCTGAACAGCAGAGTAACTATATTCTGGTTAATATTTCTTCAAGCAGAATGACTAAAAGCAGGTTATCAAATTGTTAGCTGTGAAGCGTCCTGTACGCAAAATAATGATGCAATTCCACATAGAATACATATGGGCTACTGGAGAGCACAACAGATATGTTTAGATATGAACACTTATGCGATCCGTTTTGGCCAAATGGAATGTGCCACCTGTTTTTCCTTCTAATCCAGAAAATTACACTGCAGGGATCCAGGCCAATTTGGTAATTTGCATTCCAATTAGGCTTCCCCATAGATGTGTGAGGGTAGTGGTGGCAGGGTGATTCTCTGTGACAGGTGCTGCTCTTCAGGAATGGATATTAGGAGGACCTATTGTTTGTGATACACATACATGGAAGGTGGGCggttagtaagcttgcaggtTATGGAAGAAAATATTGGAGTTGTGGACAATGTAGAAGGCAAAGGTTACAGCAAAATATAGAttagttacagatatgggcagagaagtcacagatggagtttaatttgtACAAATTTGATCAAATGTAAGTGGACAGTATACAGAAAAAGGTAGGACACTTAATAGAATTGATCTTGAGGTCTGTGTTcatagctcactgaaagtggctaTGTGAGTCAATGGTGTATGGAATGCTGCCTTCACTGGTTGaagcattgagtataaaagtaaAGGAgttatgctgcagctatataaacGTCCAGCTGCAcatggagcactgtgtgcagttctggtcaccctattacAGCAATGATGGCACAGCTTTGGAAAAGGTATagcagaggtttaccaggatgctgcctggattagagggtatgaactGTAAGGAAAGGTTAGACAAATTTTCTCTGAATTGGAGGCTAACGGGAGaactgacagaggtttataaagtaatgaagtgagaggtacagatagggtacACGGTCAGAGTCCTTTAACCAAGGTTGCAATGTCACGTActggaggacatgcatttaaggtgagagtagAAAGTTCAAAGAAGATGAAATGGCATTTTTTATTTAACTATGCAGTGGGTGTTGCCAGAATTAGTTGTCGGAATATGATGTGAAGGTAGTGCTCAAGAGGCAGTTATTCATGTGCATCTTAAAAGGGTATGTAGCTATGTGGATCACATTAATGTAGAAGAGATTTGGTTTAACTTGGCAGTTTTGTGCTGACATAACCAAATAAAAGTAGTGCTTAAAACTTCAACTATATTATACCCAACTCCTCAAGTGGAATTTAAATGCACAACATTGGATTGAAAATACATCATCAAAAGGCCAAGCTGACATTTACTCCTGTAGTGGTTCTTAAGTAGCAAGTGGATGTCTGCAACTGAAGCCACAAATCTGCTGGAAATTGGGCTTCATTCACGACTACTAGTGATTAAAATGAGAAATATTAAAACATCTACCAAGAATATAAATCTGCCTGTATATATTTGTACAGCCGGCCAATTTATCATCTGACTCCAAGATTATTTGCTCAAAATGATACTGATTTTGCAGAGGTATTTTCTGTTCACTATGCTGAAACAATGAAGTTTTCAGACTATTCTACAGTGGTATTGTTATTTATTCTAACAAATTATCAACAGCAAGACTTAGTTTAGCACATGTTCCCGATCAAATTTTACAGTTCTGATGAATACATTTACACTTAGAAACTACATTACTTTAACTCGTCAATTTGTAATTTCACACCCCAGTGTGTCCCTTCGTTTTAAAACTCCCAGTTCAACCTATGCTCTAAAAACCTATATGAACCAAAAAGGTAATGAAAATGGACTTAAATTATTACATTTCATAGAGTACAGCAGTTAAATTTCAGGAACAACATAATCACAACCCAAATTGGGCAATTAAATATATGGGAAGGGTGGTGGAAGAAAAATGGGAGAAGTTTGTTTCTACTTTTCCATCAACACCTATTGagatttcagaacagaaataacaCATTTTAGCACCAAAAAAGGTCTGGAACTGTATTTGCCACCTTAATTATGTTTGTTCTTTAAATCATTAGTTACACTGTACCTGGTCTGTAACATCATACACAACTATGATGCCATGTGCCCCTCTGTAGTAACTGGATGTGATTGTTCGAAACCGCTCCTGACCAGCTGTGTCCCACTAGAAGCAACGGAGGAAAAAAATTCACTTCAACTTTGGGTAGTGGCTTGTACGCTCTACAAATTTCATTAACATTGGTTATTTTGAAACAATCTATAACAAAAACAAGAAGTTTACTGTATGTATCAGTTGGCATCTTTAAGTTGAATCCTCATATCTTACCCATCATTTGACTAACTATGTGAGCTAAAACATGTGGATCTGTGTTTCCAAAGTTGGCATATTTGAACCAGTGTTTATATTAATTTACAGCAGGCAAGTTCCTAAATTATTTTAATAAAGATAGTAAAACAATAAAGCCCATGCATCTTAGAaatatctagtcttttcaatttATGCCTGAGTATTTCAATGCTCCAATAGGTAAAATTACTTACAATTTGAAGTTTGATGGTCTTGCCGTCTAACTCTATTGTTCTGATTTTAAAGTCCACACCAATTGTACTGATATAACTTTCTGTGTATGTATCATCCtgtaaatgaacacaatattcaatACAAAAACTATTGCAATTTTAAGTACACTACTTCCAGAATACAACAATTTACTTTTGAAATCTCCATTTAGCTATTAATTTCTTTTGTGATTTGGTGCTTGTATTATTTTTCTAGGTGAAGACATTTTAGAGTACAATTTTCATTTCTTGAAATGTGTAATAACAAGGACTTTGACCCTGTCCCTGAGACTATTCAACAGCAATGCTTAGCTGAATACAAgtcagtgaacactggagaggaaACAATTTTGATAATGTTCATTTAAAGGAAAGATTTTTCTTGATGTTCAAATTTAAAATACATATTTTTGTAGGGAGATAAATAATTGATCAACAATTGAGATTAAGGTTCATTTTCAGGGTACAATCAATGTACCAGTTATTATCAATATACCAGAAATGTCCCTATGCTTATGTTGAAAATAGTTAATAATCATATGTAAACAAAATACAGACTTCACATCATTCACTCCATTTGTAAAACCACTACCATTAtagaaacacaaacacacacacacaccaccaaaAGCTTTTGCTGTTCTACTGCTTTAAATTTCTATAGCGTATTACACAAGACCATGAGGCAGTGGAGAAGAAGTGATCTGTGGAGGTAGAAAGAATGTACATTGGAGAAAAGGGGGTTCAAAGTTACAAATTTCAGTTTATAAACAATACCCTATGAGGCCTACCTTACAGAAGCACGAGTTTTAACTGCTCATACATTTGAATACAGACCATTCAATGCTGAGGCTAAGAAAGCTGAATGTAATTTCtgaaaatgcactcagtggctactttaagGTACTCTCATactccttgttaatgcaaatatctaattagcctatcatgtggcagcaactcaatgcatgaaaacatgcagacatggttaagaggttccagtgttgttcagaccaaaggaatgtgatctaagtgactttgactgtggaatgactaaTGGTACCAGAAGGGATGGTTtagagcatctcagaaactgccgacctcctgggattttcatgcacaacaatctttaaagtttatggagaatgatgcaaaaaaatcaaaaaacattcagtgagggacagttctgtggacgaaaatgccttgttaatgagagagatcagagaagaatgcccagacttgttcaagctgacaggaaggcgagaaTAACTAAAAGTAACCATGcattaccacagtggtgtgcaaaagagcatcactgaacacacaacacatcaaatcttgaagtgaataggctacagcagcagaagacccacAGCAGGTTCcactcctctacctaataaagtggccactgagtgtatttcttcatttccatCCATTGGGAAGacaatatataagcaataaataattaGCACAGTGAAGGGTTATCACTTATCAAGTGCTTCACAAAATTAAGTGGAGATACCAACCCATTCTGAACCAGCTACTCTCAGATTGAGCAGctttatggaaggaaataaagtcAACAGCACGTAAAACACAACTATAGAAATTGTTGCTAGATTGGGTTGGGGGGGAACGGGCAAGAGGAGGCAATAACTGCATTTGGTTTCTGTGAGTTTGCTTGAGAGCAGATGATATCTGTTTCCACAAGCCAAAACAAATAGTGCAGATACCTTTGGATGTAGACTTTAGCAACAAGGTTTGGTCATGCAAAATTATTTATCACTTATGCTTTTTGGTATTTAATGCAATTGCACACACTATTTTGAGACTTTAAGGTACATTTGAATACTGTTTTCTAAATAAATTCAGCCAACTGTATTCAGTAATAATGTTCTTCAATTGACATActactgttgattgcagaatgaatTTCTCTGAAACTATTTTGCAGATATGGGATCTCTTCCCCAGTCTGTCTGTTGGGTTTATTCTATCAAATTGATTGAAATCAGCTTCCGTGTTGGGAATCTCTGGCACTTCTGGGTGAGTGTGGCTGAAAATGTCTTTACCACTCAAATGCTAGCTAGGCACTGCCAATACTAGGAATGGACATTTCATTAGCGCCTTTTACTTCCCGTTAAATGTGTCTGCCAGCATTCATCACTTGGTATGGCAGGCCTGAGCAACTGACCGTGGGATCACTTTGCTCCATCATTTGTGCAGTTTTTGCTGCTTGGTTTTCTGTAGCAGTGCTGCTTTAGGCATGTCCTTCGACACTCTGAGCTCCTGGCTTAGACCGAGGGAAATGCTGGACGATGAGGTTACTGATTATATAGCGCTTCGATTTCAACTTCTGCTGATGATCCTTAACACCTGATGAATACCCAGGTTTGAACTGACAGATCTGTTCAGAGTTTATCCTTTTTGGCACAATGGTCATGTCACAGAATAGAATGGAGGTTGTCCTCATTGCAAAGATGACTGTGCGGTGCTCAGTCCTACCAATGTTGTGATAGACAAATGAATCTGTAACAACGAGATTAGTGAAGACAATGTCAGGTAGATATTCCTCTGTGCTGCTTCCTTCACACCTGCGGCAGATGAAGTCTGAAAACCATGCTCTTCAAGATTCAACCAGCTCAGTCACTGCTCATGCTACCAAACTACTCACTGCAATCATCTTGACATCCCTCACCACACAACATTCTATGCCTACGTTGCATTCAGTTAATCTTCCAGTTGTCTGAAGTGGAGGAGCGAGCACTAGTTCATAAACAGAGGGAGAATGGAAAGTAGTAATCAGGACATGCTTTCCTTGCCCATCATTGGCCTTGTTCTCTGAGGGATTGGGTACACAAGTCTGCTTCCTTTAACATGCATATAACCACCTGTGCTGAGTCTGCTCTCCCAGTGTTCTGGACAACAGGACTCAGGGTACTGAACAAATTAGGCCACTTATAAAGACAGCTCTACAAATTTCTGATTTAGCAGCAATTCCACTGTATCTAGATTTGGTGCCTCTAATCTCCAGTATTATCCTCTGTTTTAACATGGTAGTAATGATACAACTGAATAGTTTGCTGAATTATTTCATGGGATAGTTAAACATTACATTTTGGGTCTTAAGTCACATACAGGATAGGCCACAATGGCAAATTTCTCCTCCAAAAGACATCAGTGGATTTTTGAAGGCATCTTCATCATTTTACCGAATTCCATATTACAACTAAATTTAAATTCTATTGCTGCTCTGGAATTTCAACTCACTTCTCTGGCCTATCAGTACTGTAACAACCATCCTGTCACTGTTACGTCCAAATATTTTGGTCATTTAACAGACaagtatttacttatttagtgatacagtgtagagtaggcccttctggccctacgAGTAGCGCTGTCCCAGCAaaccacccccccctcccccagacaACCCcagtttaaccttagcctaatcaccagaccaggtcattgggtgtatttaaggcagagatgatagattcttgattggacatggcatcaaaggttttggggagaaggccggggttgaggaggagattttaaaaaaaggatcagccgtgattgaatggtagagcagactcgataggctagatggcctaattctgctcctatgtcctatggtcttat comes from Mobula hypostoma chromosome 8, sMobHyp1.1, whole genome shotgun sequence and encodes:
- the LOC134350627 gene encoding ras-related protein ORAB-1 produces the protein MSTMNPEYDYLFKLLLIGDSGVGKSCLLLRFADDTYTESYISTIGVDFKIRTIELDGKTIKLQIWDTAGQERFRTITSSYYRGAHGIIVVYDVTDQESFNNVKQWLQEIDRYASENVNKLLVGNKCDLTTKKVVDYTTAKEFADSLGIPFLETSAKNATNVEQAFMTMAAEIKKRMGPGATSGGSEKSNVNIQSTPVKSSSGGCC